From a single Anaerolineaceae bacterium oral taxon 439 genomic region:
- a CDS encoding glutamine-hydrolyzing GMP synthase — MDQQTIVILNFGGRYRDTIARRVRELSVYSEILPVETHADKIRKMNPIGIILVGGGKSILDSDIVFPEKSLYKSGIPILGIGLGAQLMAAQLGGTVIPLDSPGSAAEIRVDASSPLFSNLDEAQPVYFDHVARIEKLPDGFRSTASMQDLNVAAFENDAAKLYGTQFFLEAEETASGRRMLERFLFGICGAEGSFTIDDYLNNQIKSIKHTVGKERILLALSGGLDSSVVAAILSAAVPNQLTCVFVDHGLMRKGEGDEIEAAFQGKSLKLVRVDASERFFKKLSGVVDPEKKRKIIGEQFIKVFSKQAQRVGGAKFLAQGTIYPDVIESGIGKNNLIKSHHNVGGLPKELGFKDLVEPLRYLFKDEVRQLGRLMGLPSSIVNRQPFPGPGLAIRILGDVTRAKAELLREADAIFREELADADLRPSQFFAVLSDHRSVGVEKGARTYHHTVILRAVQTMDFMKASYVPLPDEVLRRISRRITSEVAGVNRVVYDVTDKPPATIEWE; from the coding sequence ATGGACCAGCAAACGATTGTTATTCTCAATTTTGGCGGGCGTTATCGCGATACCATCGCGCGCCGCGTTCGCGAGCTTTCGGTTTATTCGGAAATTCTGCCGGTCGAAACCCATGCTGATAAGATCAGAAAAATGAATCCGATCGGGATTATTCTCGTCGGCGGTGGGAAATCAATTCTGGATTCGGATATCGTTTTTCCGGAGAAGAGCCTGTATAAATCAGGAATCCCGATCCTCGGGATTGGCCTCGGCGCGCAGCTCATGGCGGCGCAGCTGGGAGGAACGGTTATCCCGTTGGATTCACCGGGTTCGGCGGCGGAAATTCGCGTTGACGCGTCTTCGCCGCTTTTTTCGAATCTGGACGAGGCTCAGCCGGTTTATTTTGATCATGTGGCGCGAATTGAGAAGCTTCCGGACGGATTTCGCTCAACTGCCAGTATGCAGGATTTGAATGTTGCTGCGTTCGAAAACGACGCCGCGAAGCTCTACGGAACGCAGTTTTTTCTTGAAGCGGAGGAAACCGCTTCGGGAAGGCGAATGCTCGAACGGTTCCTGTTCGGGATCTGCGGCGCGGAGGGATCGTTTACGATTGATGATTACCTGAATAATCAGATTAAATCGATCAAGCATACCGTTGGGAAAGAAAGAATCCTGTTGGCGCTTTCCGGCGGGCTCGATAGCTCTGTTGTCGCCGCGATTCTGTCTGCGGCTGTCCCGAATCAATTGACCTGTGTCTTCGTGGATCATGGCTTGATGCGCAAGGGTGAAGGCGATGAAATCGAGGCGGCGTTCCAGGGAAAATCGCTGAAGCTGGTCCGGGTCGACGCCTCCGAGCGCTTCTTTAAGAAGCTCTCCGGCGTCGTCGATCCTGAGAAAAAGCGAAAAATTATCGGGGAGCAGTTCATCAAAGTTTTCAGCAAGCAGGCGCAGCGCGTTGGCGGCGCAAAATTCTTAGCGCAGGGCACGATCTACCCTGACGTTATCGAAAGCGGAATCGGTAAAAATAACCTGATCAAATCGCATCATAACGTCGGCGGGCTGCCGAAGGAGCTCGGCTTTAAGGATTTAGTCGAGCCGCTGCGGTATTTATTTAAGGATGAAGTCCGCCAGTTAGGCCGGCTGATGGGGCTGCCGTCGTCGATCGTTAACCGTCAGCCGTTTCCGGGTCCTGGGTTAGCGATCCGTATTTTGGGAGATGTTACCCGGGCGAAAGCTGAGCTGCTGCGCGAGGCGGACGCGATTTTCCGTGAGGAGCTTGCGGATGCCGATTTGCGTCCGAGTCAGTTTTTCGCCGTTTTATCCGATCATCGCTCCGTTGGCGTCGAAAAGGGGGCGAGAACGTATCACCATACGGTTATTCTGCGTGCGGTTCAGACGATGGATTTTATGAAAGCTTCGTATGTGCCATTGCCGGACGAGGTTCTGCGGAGAATTTCGCGTAGAATTACGAGTGAAGTCGCGGGGGTGAATCGGGTCGTGTACGATGTAACGGATAAACCGCCTGCGACGATCGAGTGGGAGTGA
- a CDS encoding type I glyceraldehyde-3-phosphate dehydrogenase, which produces MSKIQIGINGFGRIGRQVLKSLIENYGNDLEVVAINDLFDIKTNAHLFKYDSTYGRFNGSVAVDGSNLVIDGKKIRVFAEKDPGNLPWKDLGVDIVIESTGIFTDAIGDPEKGKPGANVHITKGGARKVIISAPAKNEDITIVMGVNDDKYDPSKHHVVSNASCTTNCLAPAAKIVNDAFGIEYGLMTTIHSYTNDQVILDQGHKKEMRRSRAAALNIIPTTTGAAKAVALVIPELKGKFDGYSLRVPTPTVSVVDFVCMTSKKTSKDELNALFTEAANGKLKGILGVTTGEYDNPLVGTDFRGDPRSSIVDLQYNAVMGGNFVKVVTWYDNEWGYSNRACDLALMMSRSL; this is translated from the coding sequence ATGAGCAAGATTCAAATCGGTATTAATGGCTTCGGTCGAATCGGACGGCAGGTCCTGAAGTCGCTGATCGAGAATTACGGAAACGATCTCGAGGTTGTCGCGATCAATGATCTCTTTGATATCAAGACCAACGCACATCTTTTCAAATATGACTCTACCTACGGCCGCTTCAACGGGTCCGTCGCCGTTGACGGTTCCAACCTGGTTATCGACGGAAAGAAAATCCGGGTTTTCGCCGAAAAAGATCCGGGGAATCTGCCTTGGAAGGATTTGGGCGTCGATATCGTCATTGAATCAACCGGCATCTTCACCGACGCAATCGGCGATCCGGAAAAAGGAAAACCGGGCGCGAACGTCCATATTACCAAAGGCGGCGCCAGGAAAGTTATTATCTCCGCTCCCGCGAAGAACGAAGATATTACGATCGTCATGGGCGTCAACGACGACAAATACGATCCGTCGAAACATCACGTCGTCTCCAACGCCTCCTGCACGACCAACTGCCTGGCCCCCGCGGCGAAAATCGTCAACGACGCTTTCGGCATTGAATACGGCCTGATGACCACCATTCATAGCTACACGAACGATCAGGTCATCCTCGATCAGGGGCATAAGAAAGAAATGCGTCGATCCCGCGCCGCCGCGCTGAATATTATCCCGACGACGACCGGCGCCGCGAAAGCCGTCGCGCTCGTCATTCCGGAACTCAAGGGAAAATTCGACGGGTATTCTCTCCGTGTCCCGACCCCGACCGTCTCGGTCGTCGATTTCGTCTGCATGACCAGCAAGAAAACCTCGAAGGATGAGCTCAACGCGCTCTTCACCGAAGCCGCCAACGGCAAGCTCAAGGGCATTCTCGGCGTCACCACCGGCGAATATGACAACCCGCTCGTCGGGACCGACTTCCGCGGAGATCCTCGTTCCTCGATCGTCGATCTTCAGTATAACGCCGTCATGGGCGGGAATTTCGTCAAGGTCGTGACTTGGTACGATAACGAATGGGGTTATTCAAATCGCGCTTGCGACCTCGCGCTCATGATGTCCAGGAGCCTTTAA
- a CDS encoding AAA family ATPase — protein MARADLLCDIIKYGLNNDNINFRKAVEAICAEERSKQHNVVAKKIEDILHMSSKNPMKNTITPSTRNGNGENIVYEKIPEKKLNQLLLPQSIIDNCNALIEEHMRADLLRSYGLEPRNRILLIGPPGNGKTSLAEAIAEALMLPLLTVKYESLIGAYLGETASRLVKLFDYAKTRQCVLFFDEFETIGKERGDIHETGEIKRVVSSLLLQIDALPSYVIAIAATNHDTLLDKAAWRRFQIRMELPKPSRMDLEKWFYLFEKKNSQNGFTFGLAPSTLARKLLGRSYAEVEEFGLSVYRQFVLRFPDGNPRSITQRELSLLPLVNDDSGNHL, from the coding sequence ATGGCGAGAGCAGACCTTTTATGTGATATTATAAAGTATGGACTAAATAACGATAATATCAACTTCCGAAAAGCAGTAGAAGCAATATGTGCTGAGGAACGATCTAAGCAACATAACGTAGTAGCAAAAAAAATTGAGGATATACTACATATGTCCTCTAAGAATCCCATGAAAAATACTATAACGCCTTCTACTCGCAATGGGAACGGCGAAAATATCGTATACGAAAAAATTCCAGAAAAAAAATTAAACCAATTGTTATTGCCACAAAGCATTATAGATAACTGTAATGCACTAATTGAAGAACACATGAGAGCCGATTTGCTTCGTTCATACGGTTTGGAACCGCGCAATCGAATATTATTAATTGGGCCACCTGGAAATGGAAAGACATCTCTTGCAGAGGCAATAGCAGAGGCTTTAATGCTCCCTTTGCTAACTGTTAAATATGAAAGTCTTATAGGAGCATATTTAGGTGAGACGGCATCGCGACTTGTCAAATTATTCGACTATGCAAAGACTCGACAATGCGTTTTATTCTTTGATGAATTTGAGACAATTGGCAAGGAGCGTGGCGACATACATGAAACTGGGGAAATAAAGCGTGTAGTAAGTTCGCTCCTTCTCCAAATAGATGCTCTACCGAGCTATGTTATTGCTATTGCTGCTACAAACCACGACACACTACTTGACAAAGCTGCTTGGCGCAGATTTCAAATACGGATGGAGCTACCAAAACCGTCTCGAATGGATTTAGAAAAGTGGTTTTATCTTTTCGAGAAAAAGAATTCACAAAATGGCTTCACATTTGGTTTAGCACCATCGACTTTAGCGCGTAAATTGCTTGGACGCAGCTATGCAGAAGTAGAAGAATTCGGATTATCGGTTTATCGGCAATTCGTGTTACGTTTTCCTGATGGTAATCCACGCAGCATCACTCAAAGGGAGTTGTCTCTTCTCCCACTGGTAAACGATGACTCGGGAAACCATTTATAA
- a CDS encoding xanthine phosphoribosyltransferase encodes MRLLEERIRRDGVVRNGTILKVDSFLNHQLDVKLLDELGKEFYRLFKDQGVTKILTIESSGIAIAVSVAREFNVPAVFAKKNRTKNIEGEVYSAAVESFTSGITYTVIISRKFLNRGDRVLIIDDFLAQGQALKGLVGMVEDAGAVVVGCGIAIEKGFQAGGKNLRNQGYRVESLAIIDAMNPQGEIIFRSQSD; translated from the coding sequence GTGAGATTACTTGAAGAGCGAATCAGGAGAGACGGCGTTGTCCGGAACGGAACGATCCTGAAGGTTGACAGTTTTTTGAATCATCAGCTTGACGTAAAGCTTCTCGACGAACTCGGAAAAGAATTTTACCGTCTCTTTAAAGATCAGGGGGTTACGAAGATTCTGACAATTGAGTCTTCCGGAATTGCGATCGCGGTTTCGGTCGCTCGCGAGTTTAACGTCCCGGCCGTTTTCGCGAAAAAAAATCGAACGAAAAATATTGAAGGCGAGGTTTATTCCGCTGCGGTTGAATCGTTTACGTCCGGAATTACTTACACGGTTATTATTTCCAGGAAATTTTTGAACAGAGGCGATCGCGTCCTGATTATCGACGATTTCCTCGCGCAGGGGCAGGCGCTCAAGGGTCTCGTCGGCATGGTTGAGGATGCCGGCGCGGTGGTTGTCGGATGTGGGATTGCGATCGAAAAGGGATTCCAGGCCGGCGGAAAGAACCTCCGGAATCAGGGGTATCGCGTCGAATCGCTGGCGATTATTGATGCGATGAATCCGCAGGGCGAAATTATCTTTCGTTCACAGTCAGACTAA
- a CDS encoding phosphoglycerate kinase, with protein MFNKKTIRDVDVNGKKVLVRVDFNVPLKGGKVGDDTRIRSALPTIQYLLEHGAAVILCSHLGRPKGTFNMDYSLKPVAEYLAGLVPNKVSFVPDCINEPAEKAVAALQPGEILVLENTRFYKEEEKNDPEFSARLASLADIYVNDAFGTAHRAHASTEGVTHTKPGVAGFLLEKEIQYLSSAVEDPKRPFVAILGGAKISDKIGVIKNLLTKADHVLIGGGMANTFFKAQGFETADSLVQDEALDTAKEILAAGSEKLILPVDLVIADKFDNEAETKVIPTGNVPAGWRVLDVGPETVKLFSKYVAKAGTVVWNGPMGVFEMPSFAKGTFDVAKAVAESKAISIIGGGDSVAAIQQSGLADQVTHISTGGGASLEMLEGLVLPGVAALEDK; from the coding sequence ATGTTCAATAAGAAAACCATTCGCGACGTCGACGTCAACGGGAAGAAAGTCCTCGTCCGCGTCGATTTTAACGTTCCGCTGAAAGGCGGAAAAGTCGGCGACGACACCCGGATTCGAAGCGCGCTTCCAACGATTCAGTACCTGCTGGAACATGGCGCCGCCGTGATCCTCTGTTCCCATCTGGGCCGGCCGAAGGGAACGTTTAACATGGATTATTCGCTGAAACCAGTCGCGGAATATTTAGCCGGACTCGTCCCCAACAAGGTTTCGTTCGTTCCAGACTGTATCAACGAGCCGGCGGAAAAAGCCGTCGCTGCGCTTCAACCCGGCGAAATCCTCGTCCTCGAAAATACGCGTTTCTATAAAGAAGAAGAAAAGAACGATCCCGAATTCTCCGCCAGGCTCGCTTCGTTAGCCGACATCTACGTTAACGACGCGTTCGGCACGGCGCATCGCGCCCACGCCTCAACCGAAGGCGTCACGCATACAAAACCCGGCGTCGCCGGCTTCCTCCTCGAAAAAGAAATCCAATACCTTTCATCGGCGGTCGAAGACCCGAAACGTCCGTTCGTCGCGATACTCGGCGGCGCGAAGATCTCCGACAAAATCGGCGTGATTAAGAATCTGCTGACGAAAGCGGATCATGTCCTGATCGGCGGCGGAATGGCGAATACGTTCTTCAAGGCGCAGGGCTTCGAAACGGCGGATTCGCTCGTTCAGGACGAAGCGCTCGATACCGCGAAGGAAATCCTTGCCGCCGGATCGGAAAAACTCATCCTGCCAGTCGACCTGGTCATCGCCGATAAATTCGACAACGAAGCCGAAACGAAAGTCATCCCGACCGGAAACGTCCCCGCCGGCTGGCGCGTTCTTGACGTCGGACCGGAAACGGTCAAGCTCTTTTCAAAATACGTCGCGAAGGCCGGGACCGTTGTTTGGAACGGGCCAATGGGCGTTTTCGAAATGCCGTCGTTCGCCAAAGGGACCTTTGACGTCGCGAAAGCCGTCGCTGAGTCAAAAGCGATCTCGATTATCGGCGGCGGCGATTCGGTCGCCGCGATCCAGCAATCCGGCCTCGCGGATCAGGTCACGCATATTTCAACCGGCGGCGGCGCTTCGTTGGAGATGCTCGAAGGGCTCGTTTTGCCCGGCGTCGCTGCGCTCGAAGATAAGTAA